Proteins encoded together in one Bacteroides ovatus window:
- the atpA gene encoding F0F1 ATP synthase subunit alpha: MSENIKVSEVSDILRKQLEGINANVQLDEIGTVLQVSDGVVRIYGLRNAEANELLEFDNGIKAIVMNLEEDNVGAVLLGPTDKIKEGFVVKRTKRIASIRVGEGMLGRVIDPLGEPLDGKGLVGGELYDMPLERKAPGVIYRQPVNQPLQTGLKAVDAMIPIGRGQRELIIGDRQTGKTAIAIDTIINQRSNFLAGDPVYCIYVAIGQKGSTVASIVNTLREYGALDYTIVVAATAGDPAALQYYAPFAGAAIGEYFRDTGRHALVVYDDLSKQAVAYREVSLILRRPSGREAYPGDIFYLHSRLLERAAKIISQEEVAREMNDLPESLKGIVKGGGSLTALPIIETQAGDVSAYIPTNVISITDGQIFLETDLFNQGTRPAINVGISVSRVGGNAQIKAMKKVAGTLKIDQAQYRELEAFSKFSSDMDPITALTIDKGRKNGQLLIQPQYSPMPVEQQIAILYCGTHGLLHDVPLDKVQDFERSFIESLQLNHQEDVLDVLKTGVIDDNVIKAIEETAAMVTKQFI, encoded by the coding sequence ATGTCTGAAAATATAAAAGTAAGCGAAGTATCTGATATATTGCGCAAGCAGCTCGAAGGAATCAACGCCAATGTGCAACTTGACGAAATCGGTACGGTGCTCCAGGTGAGCGACGGCGTAGTGCGTATCTATGGATTGCGAAATGCCGAAGCCAATGAATTGCTGGAGTTTGACAATGGTATCAAAGCAATCGTGATGAACCTCGAAGAGGACAACGTGGGTGCTGTGCTGTTGGGTCCGACGGACAAGATCAAAGAGGGATTCGTCGTGAAGCGTACCAAACGTATCGCCTCCATCCGTGTAGGAGAGGGCATGCTGGGACGTGTGATCGACCCGCTGGGCGAACCGCTCGACGGCAAGGGGCTGGTTGGTGGCGAACTGTATGATATGCCATTGGAACGGAAAGCTCCGGGGGTAATCTACCGTCAGCCTGTGAACCAACCGTTGCAGACGGGATTGAAGGCGGTAGACGCCATGATTCCTATCGGTCGCGGACAGCGTGAGTTGATTATCGGCGACCGCCAGACGGGAAAGACTGCCATCGCTATTGATACGATTATCAACCAGCGCAGTAACTTCCTGGCAGGTGATCCTGTATATTGTATTTATGTGGCTATCGGTCAGAAGGGTTCTACCGTTGCTTCTATCGTTAATACGCTTCGTGAGTACGGAGCACTGGACTACACGATTGTGGTGGCTGCTACGGCTGGTGATCCGGCTGCATTGCAGTATTACGCTCCTTTTGCGGGTGCTGCCATTGGCGAGTATTTCCGTGATACCGGTCGTCATGCGTTGGTGGTTTATGATGACCTTTCCAAGCAGGCGGTAGCTTATCGTGAGGTTTCTCTGATTCTTCGCCGTCCATCAGGTCGTGAGGCTTATCCGGGTGATATCTTCTATCTGCACTCCCGTCTGTTGGAACGTGCTGCCAAGATTATCAGTCAGGAGGAAGTGGCTCGCGAAATGAACGATCTTCCGGAAAGTCTGAAGGGAATTGTCAAAGGCGGTGGTTCGCTCACGGCATTGCCTATCATCGAAACGCAGGCTGGTGACGTATCGGCTTATATCCCGACGAACGTGATTTCTATCACCGACGGACAGATATTCCTTGAAACTGACTTGTTCAACCAGGGTACGCGTCCGGCTATCAACGTCGGTATCTCTGTATCCCGTGTAGGTGGTAACGCGCAGATTAAGGCTATGAAGAAAGTGGCGGGAACATTGAAGATCGACCAGGCACAGTATCGTGAACTGGAAGCGTTCTCCAAGTTCAGTAGCGACATGGACCCGATTACCGCATTGACGATTGACAAGGGACGTAAGAACGGCCAGCTGTTGATTCAGCCTCAATACAGCCCGATGCCCGTAGAACAGCAGATTGCTATTCTCTACTGTGGTACACACGGACTGCTCCACGATGTTCCTCTGGATAAGGTGCAGGACTTTGAACGTAGCTTCATCGAATCGCTGCAACTGAATCATCAGGAGGATGTATTGGATGTATTGAAAACGGGTGTGATTGATGATAATGTGATTAAGGCTATCGAAGAGACTGCCGCCATGGTCACTAAACAATTTATCTAA
- a CDS encoding F0F1 ATP synthase subunit delta has protein sequence MEVGILSMRYAKAIIEYAQEKGLEDRLYQEFLTLSHSFCEQPGLREALDNPVITTKEKLALVCTAADGDGKSTREFVRFITLVLRNRREGYLQFISLMYLDLYRKLKHIGVGKLITAVPVNKETENRIRSAAEHILHAQMELETVIDPSIEGGFIFDVNDYRLDASVATQLKRVKQQFIDKNRRIV, from the coding sequence ATGGAAGTCGGAATACTCTCAATGCGTTATGCAAAAGCCATCATTGAATATGCACAGGAAAAAGGTCTGGAGGACAGGTTATATCAGGAGTTCCTGACGCTGTCGCACAGTTTTTGTGAACAGCCCGGTTTGCGCGAAGCACTTGATAATCCGGTCATCACAACGAAGGAAAAGTTGGCGTTAGTCTGCACGGCTGCCGACGGTGACGGAAAATCGACCAGAGAGTTTGTCCGTTTTATCACTTTGGTACTGCGAAACAGGCGTGAAGGCTATCTGCAATTTATCAGCCTGATGTATCTGGATCTCTACCGGAAGCTGAAGCATATCGGAGTGGGTAAGCTCATTACAGCCGTTCCCGTCAATAAGGAAACGGAAAACCGGATTCGTTCCGCAGCAGAGCATATCTTGCACGCCCAGATGGAACTCGAAACGGTGATAGATCCTTCGATCGAAGGCGGATTTATCTTCGATGTCAACGACTACCGACTGGATGCAAGCGTTGCCACGCAGTTGAAGCGAGTGAAACAACAATTTATTGATAAGAATAGGAGAATTGTATAA
- the atpF gene encoding F0F1 ATP synthase subunit B has product MSLLLPDSGLLFWMFLSFGIVFVILAKYGFPVIIKMVEGRKTYIDQSLEVAREANAQLSKLKEEGDALVAAANKEQGRILREAMEERDKIVHEARKQAEIAAQKELDAVKQQIQIEKDEAIRDIRRQVAVLSVDIAEKVLRKSLEDKEAQMGMIDRMLDEVLTPNKN; this is encoded by the coding sequence ATGTCATTACTATTACCTGATAGTGGCCTGCTGTTCTGGATGTTTCTCTCATTCGGGATTGTGTTCGTGATATTGGCGAAATACGGCTTTCCCGTCATCATCAAGATGGTGGAGGGTCGTAAGACCTATATCGACCAGTCTTTGGAGGTGGCGAGAGAGGCTAATGCCCAGTTGTCTAAACTGAAAGAGGAAGGCGACGCATTGGTGGCTGCCGCCAACAAAGAACAAGGACGCATCTTGAGGGAAGCAATGGAAGAACGTGACAAGATTGTTCACGAGGCCCGTAAACAAGCCGAAATTGCCGCACAAAAAGAACTGGATGCGGTGAAACAACAAATCCAGATAGAGAAAGACGAAGCCATCCGCGACATCCGTCGCCAGGTAGCCGTGCTTTCTGTGGACATCGCCGAGAAAGTGCTCCGCAAGAGTCTTGAGGACAAGGAAGCACAGATGGGCATGATCGACCGTATGCTGGATGAAGTACTAACCCCGAATAAGAACTAA
- the atpE gene encoding ATP synthase F0 subunit C, whose translation MLLSVLLQATAAAVGVSKLGAAIGAGLAVIGAGLGIGKIGGSAMEAIARQPEASGDIRMNMIIAAALIEGVALLAVVVCLLVFFL comes from the coding sequence ATGTTACTATCAGTATTGTTACAAGCCACTGCAGCAGCAGTAGGAGTTAGTAAATTAGGTGCAGCTATCGGTGCAGGTCTTGCAGTAATCGGAGCTGGTTTGGGTATTGGTAAGATTGGTGGTTCGGCAATGGAGGCAATCGCACGCCAGCCGGAAGCATCAGGGGACATCCGTATGAACATGATTATCGCCGCCGCCTTGATTGAAGGTGTGGCTCTGTTGGCGGTAGTAGTTTGTCTGTTGGTGTTCTTCCTCTAA
- the atpB gene encoding F0F1 ATP synthase subunit A: MKQLHNIVAPLILFCLMAAVSLPVLAQEQEGEAVSQQTQDEITPKEEQENTVDVKEIVFGHIGDSYEWHITTWGNTHITIPLPIIVYSSTTGWHTFLSSRLEENGGTYEGLSIAPEGSKYEGKLVEYNAAGEQVRPWDISITKVTFALLFNSVLLLIIVLSVSHWYRKRPQGAKAPGGFIGFMEMFIMMVNDDIIKSCVGPNYRKFAPYLLTAFFFIFINNMMGLIPFFPGGANVTGNIAITMVLAVCTFLAVNIFGSKHYWKDIFWPDVPWWLKVPVPMMPFIEFFGIFTKPFALMIRLFANMLAGHMAMLVLTCLIFISASMGPALNGTLTVASVLFNIFMNALELLVAFIQAYVFTMLSAVFIGLAQEGAKVKAEEN; encoded by the coding sequence ATGAAACAGTTGCATAACATAGTAGCTCCGTTGATTCTGTTCTGCCTCATGGCGGCAGTCAGCTTGCCGGTTCTTGCACAGGAACAGGAGGGGGAAGCGGTGTCACAACAGACGCAGGACGAGATTACTCCGAAAGAGGAACAGGAGAACACGGTGGATGTGAAAGAAATTGTGTTCGGTCATATCGGCGACTCCTACGAATGGCATATTACGACGTGGGGTAACACGCACATTACTATACCATTACCTATTATTGTTTATAGTAGCACTACAGGTTGGCACACGTTCCTTTCTTCCCGTCTCGAAGAGAATGGAGGGACTTATGAAGGACTTTCCATCGCTCCCGAAGGAAGTAAGTACGAGGGCAAACTGGTAGAGTATAATGCGGCAGGCGAACAGGTCCGCCCGTGGGATATTTCCATCACGAAAGTGACATTTGCTTTGCTGTTCAACAGCGTGTTGTTGCTCATCATCGTATTGAGCGTGTCACACTGGTACAGAAAACGTCCGCAAGGAGCGAAAGCGCCGGGAGGATTTATCGGATTCATGGAGATGTTCATCATGATGGTGAACGACGATATTATCAAGAGTTGTGTAGGACCCAACTACCGGAAGTTTGCACCGTATCTGCTGACAGCGTTCTTTTTCATCTTTATCAATAACATGATGGGATTGATTCCGTTCTTCCCCGGAGGTGCGAACGTGACGGGAAATATCGCTATCACTATGGTGCTTGCAGTCTGCACGTTCCTGGCAGTGAATATCTTCGGTTCGAAACATTACTGGAAGGATATTTTCTGGCCTGATGTACCTTGGTGGCTGAAAGTGCCTGTACCGATGATGCCATTCATCGAGTTCTTCGGAATCTTTACGAAACCGTTTGCTTTGATGATTCGTCTTTTTGCCAATATGCTGGCGGGACACATGGCGATGCTGGTGCTTACCTGCCTGATCTTTATCTCGGCAAGCATGGGGCCTGCACTGAACGGCACGCTGACGGTGGCTTCTGTATTGTTCAACATCTTTATGAATGCGCTTGAGTTGTTGGTTGCTTTCATCCAGGCTTACGTATTTACGATGTTGTCGGCAGTGTTTATCGGTCTGGCACAGGAAGGTGCCAAAGTGAAAGCTGAAGAAAATTGA
- the atpC gene encoding ATP synthase F1 subunit epsilon has protein sequence MKELHLSIVSPEKSIFDGNVKIVTLPGMIGSFSILPGHAPIVSSLKAGTLSYTTMDGEEHTMDIQGGFVEMSDGTVSACVS, from the coding sequence ATGAAAGAACTGCATTTGAGTATAGTATCGCCCGAAAAGAGCATATTCGACGGAAATGTGAAGATTGTCACATTGCCGGGAATGATCGGTTCGTTTTCTATTCTCCCCGGGCATGCGCCCATTGTTTCGTCGTTGAAAGCGGGAACGTTGAGTTACACGACGATGGACGGAGAAGAGCACACGATGGATATTCAGGGCGGTTTTGTCGAAATGAGTGACGGTACGGTTTCTGCCTGTGTTTCCTGA